A part of Halobaculum sp. MBLA0143 genomic DNA contains:
- a CDS encoding DUF655 domain-containing protein, translating to MTDESTGDSEPPDGETASHTVVLDYLAHGHPDDDRPQYQKSPLAHALGEADFRLYELTLDTDDRVGIGDRLVVEPAEEQTAVARSRTIEFDDLTRGARQELEYAVEEIVERDERRFVDFYNDAQPITLRLHQLNLLPGIGKKLRNNVLDERKRGPFESFDDIEERVSGLHNPCELLTDRIVEEIREDDLKYQTFVDAEE from the coding sequence ATGACAGACGAGTCGACCGGCGACAGTGAGCCGCCCGACGGAGAGACTGCGAGTCACACGGTCGTCCTGGACTACCTCGCACACGGCCACCCGGACGACGACCGGCCGCAGTACCAGAAGTCGCCGCTGGCACACGCGCTGGGAGAGGCCGACTTCCGGCTGTACGAACTCACGCTGGACACGGACGACCGCGTCGGCATCGGCGACCGACTCGTCGTGGAGCCGGCCGAAGAACAGACCGCGGTCGCCCGGTCGCGGACCATCGAGTTCGACGACCTCACTCGCGGCGCTCGTCAGGAGCTGGAGTACGCCGTCGAGGAGATCGTCGAACGGGACGAACGCCGGTTCGTCGACTTCTACAACGACGCACAGCCGATCACGCTGCGGCTCCACCAGCTCAATCTCCTGCCCGGGATCGGGAAGAAGCTCCGCAACAACGTGTTGGACGAGCGAAAGCGCGGGCCGTTCGAGTCGTTCGACGACATCGAAGAACGGGTGTCCGGGCTCCACAACCCCTGCGAGCTCCTGACCGACCGGATCGTCGAGGAGATCCGCGAGGACGACCTGAAGTACCAGACGTTCGTCGACGCAGAGGAGTGA